A genomic window from Nocardioides sp. BP30 includes:
- the rfbC gene encoding dTDP-4-dehydrorhamnose 3,5-epimerase codes for MYAETTAIPGLVTFTPEPHHDARGFFSRTFDTTVARSIGVDPASFVQDSLSRSARGVVRGLHLRVGAGEGKLVRCSSGAIFDVVVDLRPASPAYRSWLSFELSGELQNSIFVPPGCAHGFQALTDPADTSYRIDRAHDPSEDLTIAYDDPDLAIPWPLPVTMMSDNDRAAPVLAELGERLALVAARLPHRLGEAPG; via the coding sequence TTGTACGCCGAGACCACAGCGATCCCGGGCCTGGTCACGTTCACTCCCGAGCCGCACCACGACGCCCGCGGCTTCTTCAGCAGGACCTTCGACACCACGGTGGCCCGCAGCATCGGCGTAGATCCCGCGTCGTTCGTGCAGGACAGCCTCTCGCGGTCGGCACGCGGGGTCGTTCGTGGTCTCCACCTGCGGGTCGGTGCCGGGGAGGGCAAGCTGGTGCGCTGCTCCAGCGGGGCGATCTTCGACGTGGTCGTCGACCTGCGGCCGGCGTCGCCGGCGTACCGCAGCTGGCTCAGCTTCGAGCTGTCCGGGGAGTTGCAGAACAGCATCTTCGTGCCGCCCGGATGCGCGCACGGGTTCCAGGCGCTGACCGACCCCGCCGACACGTCGTACCGGATCGATCGGGCGCACGACCCCAGCGAGGACCTGACGATCGCGTACGACGATCCGGACCTCGCGATCCCGTGGCCGCTCCCGGTGACCATGATGTCGGACAACGATCGGGCCGCGCCGGTGTTGGCCGAGCTGGGGGAGCGGCTCGCGCTGGTGGCGGCGCGACTGCCGCACCGGCTCGGGGAAGCACCGGGATGA
- a CDS encoding glycosyltransferase, which translates to MKVVIAHSRYRSAAPSGENAVVDEEAMLLRSAGHEVIAFERASDTIADLPFPRRAAVPAQSIWNPAVRRSLTALLRHERPDVLHVHNTFPMLSPAVLDAARDAGVPVVATLHNYKLLCASGDFFRDGAPCHRCAGGELAPAVAHGCYRGSRAAALPVVAGLAAHRERWRTLVSAYHFVSQSQHRLLAGLRLPEDRVFVSHHGVPAPAPGHLREHRVAYAGRLDAAKGIALLLAGWEAFRAAAPASPMRLIIVGDGPLGAEVRAWAASRPEVDVVGALSRDDTRGVLASSLAAVVPSAWEEAFGLTAVEAMAAGTVPILAAHGSFPELVTDGVDGVLFEHGSAPALAAALAAIEADVSRHLLIGRAARSTYRARFTPQAALERLVAIFEFAIAHPVVPTALRTVSGVQGASR; encoded by the coding sequence ATGAAGGTCGTGATCGCGCACTCCCGCTACCGCTCGGCCGCCCCGAGCGGGGAGAACGCCGTCGTCGACGAGGAGGCGATGCTGCTGCGTTCCGCCGGCCACGAGGTGATCGCCTTCGAGCGGGCCAGCGACACCATCGCCGACCTGCCGTTCCCCCGACGCGCGGCCGTGCCGGCGCAGTCGATCTGGAACCCCGCCGTACGGCGCAGCCTCACCGCCCTGCTCCGCCACGAGCGACCTGACGTCCTGCACGTGCACAACACCTTCCCGATGCTGAGTCCGGCGGTGCTCGACGCCGCCCGCGATGCAGGGGTGCCCGTGGTCGCCACCCTGCACAACTACAAGCTGCTGTGCGCCAGCGGGGACTTCTTCCGCGACGGCGCACCGTGCCACCGCTGCGCCGGCGGCGAGCTCGCCCCGGCGGTGGCGCACGGCTGCTACCGCGGGTCGCGGGCAGCGGCCCTGCCCGTGGTCGCCGGCCTGGCCGCACACCGCGAGCGCTGGCGCACGCTGGTCTCGGCCTACCACTTCGTCTCGCAGTCCCAGCACCGGCTGCTCGCCGGGCTGCGGCTGCCCGAGGACCGGGTCTTCGTCAGCCACCACGGCGTCCCCGCCCCCGCGCCGGGTCACCTGCGCGAGCACCGGGTGGCGTACGCCGGTCGGCTCGACGCGGCCAAGGGCATCGCGCTGTTGCTCGCCGGCTGGGAGGCGTTCCGCGCGGCGGCGCCTGCCTCCCCCATGCGGCTGATCATCGTCGGCGACGGCCCGCTCGGCGCGGAGGTGCGCGCGTGGGCTGCGAGCAGGCCCGAGGTCGACGTGGTCGGCGCGCTGAGCCGCGACGACACCCGCGGCGTCCTGGCCTCCTCGCTGGCAGCGGTGGTGCCCTCGGCGTGGGAGGAGGCGTTCGGACTCACCGCCGTGGAGGCGATGGCGGCGGGGACCGTGCCGATCCTGGCCGCACACGGCTCCTTCCCCGAGCTGGTCACCGACGGCGTCGACGGGGTGCTGTTCGAGCACGGCTCGGCCCCCGCACTGGCCGCCGCGCTCGCCGCCATCGAGGCCGACGTGTCCCGGCACCTCCTGATCGGCCGCGCCGCCCGGAGCACCTATCGGGCCCGGTTCACTCCGCAGGCGGCGCTGGAGCGGCTGGTGGCGATCTTCGAGTTCGCCATCGCCCATCCCGTCGTCCCGACAGCCCTCCGAACCGTCTCGGGAGTCCAAGGAGCATCCCGATGA
- a CDS encoding sugar phosphate nucleotidyltransferase: MKVVLFCGGLGMRMRADNQSLPKPMMSIGDRPVLWHIMRYYAHYGHTEFILCLGYGARAVKEYFLNYEETASNDFVLTKGCQHVDLIGTDVSEWTITFVDTGMDTAIGERLRRVRPYLEDDEFFLANYGDVLTDAPINSLVEELAATDAVGQFIAVRPQDSFHVVDMDSSGAVAGLIPAGDMPYRINGGYFVLRQGIFDYLDEGDDLVMDACVKAAHAGQMRAVPYDGFWAPMDTLKERTYLEDLHRRGTGPWEIWQHAWA, encoded by the coding sequence ATGAAGGTGGTGCTGTTCTGCGGCGGCCTGGGCATGCGCATGCGTGCCGACAACCAGTCGCTGCCCAAGCCGATGATGTCGATCGGCGACCGACCGGTGCTGTGGCACATCATGCGCTACTACGCGCACTACGGGCACACGGAGTTCATCCTCTGCCTCGGGTACGGCGCCCGCGCCGTCAAGGAGTACTTCCTCAACTACGAGGAGACCGCCTCCAACGACTTCGTCCTCACCAAGGGCTGCCAGCACGTCGACCTGATCGGCACCGACGTCAGCGAGTGGACGATCACCTTCGTCGACACCGGCATGGACACCGCCATCGGGGAGCGACTGCGCCGGGTCCGGCCCTATCTCGAGGACGACGAGTTCTTCCTGGCCAACTACGGCGACGTCCTCACCGACGCGCCGATCAACTCGCTCGTCGAGGAGCTGGCCGCCACCGATGCGGTCGGACAGTTCATCGCCGTCCGCCCGCAGGACTCCTTCCACGTCGTCGACATGGACTCCTCCGGCGCGGTCGCGGGCCTGATCCCCGCCGGCGACATGCCCTACCGGATCAACGGCGGCTACTTCGTCCTGCGGCAGGGCATCTTCGACTACCTCGACGAGGGTGACGACCTGGTCATGGACGCCTGCGTCAAGGCCGCCCACGCCGGCCAGATGCGTGCCGTTCCCTACGACGGGTTCTGGGCGCCGATGGACACGCTGAAGGAACGCACCTATCTCGAGGACCTGCACCGGCGCGGTACGGGGCCCTGGGAGATCTGGCAGCACGCCTGGGCCTGA
- a CDS encoding acyl-CoA dehydrogenase family protein encodes MSAADLRARVAAFLAEHPPASTERGAFLHARYAAGLAWVHFPEGHGGLGLPRGLQPMVESLFAAAGAPDNNPRANGIGLGMVAPTLLGYASEEQRQRFLEPLWCGEEIWCQLFSEPGAGSDLAGLATRAVRDGDGWVVNGQKVWTSGAHNADYAILVARTDPEVPKHRGITYFLVDMSDPGVEVRPLRQITGEAEFNEVFLTDVRIPDAMRVGAVGDGWRVANGTLNNERVAIGGHAAPREAGMLGLVAASWREHPEQHTAELHDRMMRLYVEAEVARYTGQRLRQQLALGQPGPAGATMKLTFARLNQQLSGLDLEIRGADGLRYESEPGWTMRRPEQVDFTGRDAVYRYLRAKGNSIEGGTSEILRNIVAERVLGLPAEPRVDKDVAWKDVPR; translated from the coding sequence ATGAGCGCGGCCGACCTGCGGGCACGGGTGGCGGCGTTCCTGGCCGAGCACCCGCCGGCCTCGACCGAGCGCGGGGCGTTCCTGCACGCCCGGTACGCCGCGGGCCTGGCCTGGGTCCACTTCCCCGAGGGGCACGGCGGACTCGGCCTGCCGCGCGGGCTGCAGCCGATGGTCGAGAGCCTCTTCGCCGCGGCCGGTGCGCCCGACAACAACCCGCGCGCCAACGGCATCGGACTGGGCATGGTCGCGCCGACGCTGCTCGGGTACGCCAGCGAGGAGCAGCGGCAGCGCTTCTTGGAGCCGCTGTGGTGCGGCGAGGAGATCTGGTGCCAGCTCTTCTCCGAGCCGGGGGCGGGCTCGGACCTGGCCGGGTTGGCCACCCGCGCCGTGCGAGACGGGGACGGGTGGGTGGTCAACGGGCAGAAGGTCTGGACCTCGGGCGCCCACAACGCGGACTACGCGATCCTGGTCGCGCGCACCGACCCGGAGGTGCCCAAGCATCGCGGCATCACCTACTTCCTGGTGGACATGAGCGACCCGGGCGTGGAGGTCAGGCCGCTGCGCCAGATCACCGGCGAGGCCGAGTTCAACGAGGTCTTCCTGACCGACGTACGCATCCCCGACGCGATGCGGGTCGGTGCGGTCGGTGACGGCTGGCGGGTCGCCAACGGGACGCTGAACAACGAGCGAGTGGCGATCGGCGGTCACGCGGCGCCCCGCGAGGCCGGCATGCTCGGCCTGGTCGCCGCGTCGTGGCGTGAGCACCCCGAGCAGCACACCGCCGAGCTGCACGACCGGATGATGAGGCTCTACGTCGAGGCCGAGGTCGCCCGATACACCGGTCAGCGGCTCCGCCAGCAGCTCGCCCTCGGGCAGCCCGGACCGGCCGGCGCGACCATGAAGCTGACCTTCGCCCGGCTCAACCAGCAGCTCTCCGGCCTCGACCTGGAGATCAGGGGCGCGGACGGGCTGCGGTACGAGAGCGAGCCGGGCTGGACCATGCGCCGGCCCGAGCAGGTCGACTTCACCGGCCGCGACGCGGTCTACCGCTACCTGCGTGCCAAGGGGAACTCGATCGAGGGCGGCACCTCGGAGATCCTGCGCAACATCGTCGCCGAGCGCGTGCTCGGCCTGCCTGCCGAGCCGCGCGTCGACAAGGACGTCGCCTGGAAGGACGTGCCCCGATGA
- a CDS encoding acyl-CoA dehydrogenase family protein — translation MTSDRTVSSVVSYDELELLDSDDDRDLRSTVAGFLADRCPASAVVALYDDDGDVVAPLWRGLAGELGLAGLLVPEEYGGAGAGAREAAIVLEELGRSVAPVPYLTSAVLAATVLAAAPALTEEGRAVLAGLAEGSRTAALVVPLTTAFDADVPVLDAGAGSVRSVAGALEADTLLVPVRSEDGIEVRALPASDARITPVVSLDMSRRLADVTIESGAGAVVVAGEAAAAVRAGLLAGTVLLASEQVGLAQWCLTSTVGYLRERRQFGRVVGGFQALKHRLADLYTAVEGASATARYAAAALAADPAAVEAEIAAHTAAAWCSEVAVLAAEEAVQLHGGIGMTWEHPTHLYLKRAKADQLALGLPGHHRARLGELVGLTV, via the coding sequence ATGACCTCCGACCGCACCGTCTCCTCGGTGGTGTCCTACGACGAGCTCGAGCTGCTCGACAGTGACGACGACCGCGACCTGCGCTCGACCGTGGCCGGCTTCCTGGCCGACCGGTGCCCCGCCAGCGCGGTGGTGGCGCTCTACGACGACGACGGGGACGTGGTGGCGCCGCTGTGGCGTGGTCTGGCCGGCGAGCTGGGCCTGGCCGGCCTGCTCGTCCCCGAGGAGTACGGCGGTGCGGGCGCGGGGGCCCGTGAGGCGGCGATCGTGCTGGAGGAGCTCGGTCGGTCGGTGGCGCCGGTGCCCTACCTCACCAGCGCCGTCCTCGCCGCGACCGTGCTGGCCGCGGCGCCGGCCCTCACCGAGGAGGGCCGTGCGGTGCTCGCCGGCCTGGCCGAGGGCAGCCGGACCGCCGCCCTGGTGGTGCCGCTGACGACGGCCTTCGACGCGGACGTGCCCGTCCTCGATGCCGGCGCCGGTTCCGTCCGCAGCGTGGCCGGGGCGCTGGAGGCCGACACCCTGCTGGTACCGGTGAGGTCCGAGGACGGGATCGAGGTGCGGGCGCTACCGGCGAGCGACGCGCGCATCACGCCGGTGGTCTCGCTCGACATGAGCCGTCGGCTCGCCGACGTCACGATCGAGTCCGGCGCGGGTGCCGTCGTTGTCGCGGGCGAGGCCGCCGCCGCCGTACGCGCCGGGCTGCTCGCGGGCACGGTGCTGCTGGCCTCCGAACAGGTGGGCCTGGCCCAGTGGTGCCTGACCTCGACGGTGGGTTACCTCCGAGAACGCCGGCAGTTCGGCCGCGTCGTGGGCGGCTTCCAGGCGCTCAAGCACCGGCTCGCCGACCTCTACACCGCCGTCGAGGGAGCGTCTGCGACCGCTCGCTACGCGGCGGCGGCGCTCGCCGCCGACCCCGCTGCGGTCGAGGCCGAGATCGCGGCGCACACCGCCGCCGCGTGGTGCTCGGAGGTGGCGGTCCTCGCCGCCGAGGAGGCGGTCCAGCTGCACGGCGGCATCGGCATGACCTGGGAGCACCCGACCCACCTCTACCTCAAGCGGGCCAAGGCCGATCAGCTCGCGCTGGGGCTTCCGGGGCACCACCGGGCCCGGCTGGGGGAGCTGGTGGGGCTGACCGTCTAG
- a CDS encoding glycerol-3-phosphate dehydrogenase/oxidase: MTQPGVLSPDARATALAAMTGAAGEPELDVLVVGGGVVGAGVALDAVTRGLATGLLEQRDLASGTSSRSSKLIHGGLRYLEMMDFALVREALQERGLLLTRLAPHLVQPVPFLYPLTHPVWERAYVGSGLALYDGMALAGRGGMGLPRHRHLTRRTVSRIAPDFRTDTITGAIQYYDAQVDDARLVMTIARTAARHGAHLATRMRVTGFLREGERVVGVTARDLERGTEHRVRAKTVVNAAGVWTDEIQELVGGRGALHVQASKGIHLVVPRDRIRSESGFIVRTEKSVLFVIPWGRHWIIGTTDTPWTYDLAHPAASRADIEYVLDHVNAILREPLGHEDVEGVYAGLRPLLSGESEPTSKISREHTVVTPVPGLVMIAGGKLTTYRVMAKDAVDAAVHSLRTTTDLHIQESITDKVRLLGADGFEIRANQRVLLARRSGLHVARVDHLLRRYGGLVDEVLDLIADRRPLGAPLEGAEDYLAAEVVYAVTHEGARHLDDVLTRRTRISIETFDRGVSAAPGVARLMAAELGWDDAEAERQVEWYLHRVAAERASQTMPTDLEADKARRRVDDLV, encoded by the coding sequence ATGACCCAGCCCGGAGTGCTGAGCCCCGACGCCCGCGCGACGGCGCTGGCGGCGATGACCGGCGCGGCGGGCGAGCCCGAGCTCGACGTGCTGGTGGTCGGCGGAGGCGTGGTGGGTGCGGGCGTGGCGCTGGACGCGGTCACGCGCGGTCTCGCGACGGGTCTGCTGGAGCAACGGGATCTCGCTTCCGGCACCAGCAGCCGCAGCAGCAAGCTGATCCACGGCGGCCTGCGGTACCTGGAGATGATGGACTTCGCGCTCGTGCGCGAGGCGCTGCAGGAGCGCGGCCTGCTGCTCACCCGGCTGGCGCCGCACCTGGTGCAGCCGGTGCCGTTCCTCTACCCGCTGACCCATCCGGTCTGGGAGCGCGCGTACGTCGGCAGCGGGCTGGCCCTCTACGACGGGATGGCGCTGGCCGGCCGGGGCGGCATGGGTCTGCCGCGACACCGGCACCTGACCCGCAGGACCGTCAGCCGGATCGCCCCCGACTTCCGCACCGACACGATCACCGGCGCGATCCAGTACTACGACGCGCAGGTGGACGATGCCCGGCTGGTGATGACGATCGCCCGGACGGCGGCCCGCCACGGCGCCCACCTCGCCACCCGGATGCGGGTCACCGGCTTCCTGCGCGAGGGGGAGCGGGTGGTCGGCGTGACGGCCCGCGACCTGGAACGCGGCACCGAGCACCGCGTGCGGGCGAAGACGGTCGTCAATGCGGCAGGCGTGTGGACCGACGAGATCCAGGAGCTCGTCGGTGGCCGCGGCGCACTGCACGTGCAGGCGTCGAAGGGCATCCACCTGGTCGTCCCGCGCGACCGGATCCGCAGCGAGTCCGGCTTCATCGTCCGCACCGAGAAGTCGGTGCTCTTCGTCATCCCGTGGGGCCGACACTGGATCATCGGCACCACCGACACCCCGTGGACCTACGACCTCGCCCACCCGGCGGCCAGCCGCGCCGACATCGAGTACGTGCTCGACCACGTCAACGCCATCCTGCGCGAGCCGCTCGGCCACGAGGACGTCGAGGGGGTGTACGCCGGTCTGCGACCGCTGCTGTCCGGCGAGTCGGAGCCGACCTCGAAGATCTCCCGCGAGCACACCGTCGTCACGCCGGTGCCGGGGCTGGTGATGATCGCCGGCGGCAAGCTGACGACGTACCGGGTGATGGCCAAGGACGCGGTGGATGCGGCCGTGCACTCGCTGCGCACCACCACCGACCTCCACATCCAGGAGTCGATCACCGACAAGGTCCGCCTGCTGGGCGCCGACGGCTTCGAGATCCGTGCCAACCAGCGGGTGCTGCTGGCACGCCGCTCCGGCCTGCACGTGGCCCGCGTCGATCACCTCCTGCGCCGGTACGGCGGCCTCGTCGACGAGGTGCTGGACCTGATCGCCGACCGGCGACCGCTGGGCGCGCCGCTCGAGGGAGCCGAGGACTACCTCGCCGCCGAGGTCGTCTACGCGGTGACCCACGAGGGTGCCCGCCACCTCGACGACGTCCTCACCCGCCGGACCCGGATCTCGATCGAGACCTTCGACCGGGGCGTGTCGGCGGCCCCCGGCGTGGCGCGGCTGATGGCGGCCGAGCTCGGCTGGGACGACGCCGAGGCCGAGCGGCAGGTCGAGTGGTATCTCCACCGCGTCGCCGCCGAGCGGGCCAGCCAGACGATGCCGACGGATCTTGAAGCGGACAAGGCGCGACGCCGGGTCGACGACCTGGTCTGA
- a CDS encoding acyltransferase, protein MSRAELDTWGYDDIVTLREPAWPDRSTLRWLGHQRLRNKDQLFWRRWRLGVALLRRGVHYRHPLQGNLLQMLQEGRLQIGPRSYLESSMTIRGNEGARILIGAGAEFNRNVTIGAGHLVVIGDHVLVGQGSYITDVNHVFADPDTPVEDQGFSTRGPTVIEDNCWLGANVIVTSGVRIGRCSVIGAGAVVTRSVPPYSIVRGGTSKAFPRRDLGDRRPLAEVTGEPMSEAAQDAVSAAS, encoded by the coding sequence ATGTCGCGAGCAGAGCTCGACACCTGGGGGTACGACGACATCGTCACGCTGCGCGAGCCGGCGTGGCCCGACCGCTCGACGCTGCGCTGGTTGGGACACCAGCGGCTGCGCAACAAGGACCAGCTGTTCTGGCGGCGCTGGAGGCTGGGCGTCGCACTCCTGCGCCGCGGCGTGCACTACCGCCACCCGTTGCAGGGCAATCTCCTGCAGATGCTGCAGGAGGGTCGGCTCCAGATCGGCCCGCGCAGCTACCTGGAGTCCTCGATGACCATCCGCGGCAACGAGGGTGCGCGCATCCTGATCGGCGCCGGAGCGGAGTTCAACCGCAACGTCACCATCGGCGCGGGTCACCTCGTCGTCATCGGCGACCACGTCCTGGTCGGTCAGGGCTCCTACATCACCGACGTCAACCATGTCTTCGCCGACCCCGACACCCCTGTCGAGGACCAGGGCTTCTCCACCCGCGGACCGACGGTGATCGAGGACAACTGCTGGCTCGGAGCCAACGTCATCGTCACCTCGGGGGTACGGATCGGCCGCTGCAGCGTCATCGGCGCTGGCGCGGTCGTCACGCGGAGCGTGCCGCCGTACTCGATCGTGCGCGGAGGTACGTCGAAGGCGTTCCCGCGGCGGGATCTGGGTGATCGACGGCCGTTGGCGGAGGTGACGGGCGAGCCGATGAGTGAGGCTGCCCAGGACGCTGTCTCCGCCGCGTCGTAG
- a CDS encoding glycosyltransferase → MAPLLTVGLPVRNGERFLARALDGLLAQTLTDLEIIISDNASTDATPEIAAKYVALDPRVRYVRQTRDLGAAGNHNAVRALATGRYFAWASDDDLYAPTLFERCLAALEADPELALAHAQSAFVDADDEVIAPAPYLLDTDSPDPAERLRSLLHVSGGNDFYGVARTDLFRRVGPLGSYHNADRVYVAALALRGRFHHVPEVLYFRRDHPDRGERAPGLRARCAGLDPRRADRLRHPLPRLLVEYVLAYVVHICRAPLSLRQRMACLGALSGWLLSRTMPGRSGRIMATTDPAVLDRHEEEPPPPLRVAALGFYGIGNLGNEASLSAFADWVRAEHPDAELSVLAVDPAAVERDHGLPARRLMTYRRDLAGGGPLVGVLKALSRLADVPRLWHLVGRSDAVVVPGSGVLETGLGLRPWGLPYWLFVVALCCRLRGRRFTLVSVGVQPGQDRATRLLHRWTLRLATWVSVRDEGSREAVAADGVHREVAIAPDLVFGRLAPTGIEQEPEEVAVGVMAYYGGGQGNGARALARYTTSVARAVRLLAERGESVTLVVGDLADRPVAEAVARKARTGGSARAARVEGEIRVSPADTLPAVAAELERAEVVVASRFHTLVAALAVGRPVVTLGYAPKSAELQSTYGLPPLRQPIDQIDPELLIAQVERARAADRPSEETTTRMREQLRAQYRELWSVLHHSSERGK, encoded by the coding sequence ATGGCACCCCTGCTCACCGTCGGTCTGCCCGTGCGCAACGGCGAGAGGTTCCTCGCCCGCGCCCTGGACGGGCTGCTCGCCCAGACCCTGACCGACCTCGAGATCATCATCAGCGACAACGCCTCGACCGACGCGACCCCCGAGATCGCGGCCAAGTACGTAGCGCTCGACCCGCGGGTGCGCTACGTGCGGCAGACCCGCGACCTGGGCGCGGCCGGGAACCACAACGCCGTGCGCGCGTTGGCCACCGGCCGCTACTTCGCCTGGGCCAGTGACGACGACCTGTACGCGCCGACCCTGTTCGAGCGGTGCCTCGCCGCCCTGGAGGCCGACCCCGAGCTGGCGCTGGCCCACGCGCAGAGCGCCTTCGTCGACGCGGACGACGAGGTGATCGCGCCCGCGCCGTACCTGCTGGACACCGACTCCCCCGACCCCGCCGAACGGCTGCGCAGCCTGCTGCACGTCAGCGGCGGGAACGACTTCTACGGCGTGGCCCGCACCGACCTGTTCCGCCGGGTCGGTCCGCTGGGCAGCTACCACAACGCCGACCGGGTCTATGTCGCCGCGTTGGCACTGCGCGGCCGCTTCCACCACGTGCCGGAGGTGCTCTACTTCCGCCGTGACCACCCCGACCGCGGTGAGCGGGCGCCCGGGTTGCGGGCGCGCTGCGCCGGCCTCGACCCGCGCCGCGCTGACCGGCTGCGACACCCGCTGCCACGGTTGCTGGTCGAGTACGTGCTCGCCTACGTGGTCCACATCTGCCGCGCTCCCCTCTCCCTGCGTCAGCGGATGGCGTGCCTGGGCGCGCTGTCGGGCTGGCTCCTCAGTCGCACCATGCCGGGCCGATCGGGCCGGATCATGGCGACCACCGACCCGGCGGTCCTCGACCGGCACGAGGAGGAGCCGCCGCCTCCGCTGCGGGTGGCGGCGCTGGGCTTCTACGGCATCGGCAACCTCGGCAACGAGGCCTCCCTGTCCGCCTTCGCCGACTGGGTGCGCGCCGAGCATCCGGATGCCGAGCTGTCGGTGCTGGCGGTCGACCCGGCCGCCGTCGAGCGCGACCACGGGCTGCCGGCCAGGCGGCTGATGACCTATCGTCGCGACCTCGCCGGAGGCGGCCCCCTCGTCGGGGTGCTCAAGGCGCTGAGCCGGCTGGCCGACGTACCGCGACTGTGGCACCTGGTGGGCCGCAGCGACGCCGTCGTCGTCCCGGGGTCGGGGGTGCTGGAGACAGGGCTCGGGCTGCGCCCGTGGGGGTTGCCCTACTGGCTGTTCGTGGTGGCGCTGTGCTGCCGCCTGCGCGGGCGCCGGTTCACGCTGGTCAGCGTCGGCGTGCAGCCGGGCCAGGACCGGGCGACCCGGTTGCTGCACCGCTGGACGCTGCGGCTGGCCACGTGGGTCTCGGTCCGCGACGAGGGCTCGCGGGAGGCGGTGGCCGCCGACGGTGTCCACCGGGAGGTGGCGATCGCGCCCGACCTGGTCTTCGGCCGGCTCGCCCCGACCGGGATCGAGCAGGAGCCCGAGGAGGTGGCGGTCGGGGTGATGGCCTACTACGGCGGGGGCCAGGGCAACGGCGCCCGCGCCCTGGCCCGCTACACCACCTCGGTCGCGCGTGCCGTCCGGCTGCTCGCCGAGCGGGGCGAGAGCGTGACCCTGGTGGTCGGCGACCTCGCCGACCGTCCGGTCGCCGAGGCGGTCGCCCGCAAGGCCCGTACCGGGGGCAGCGCGCGGGCCGCCCGTGTCGAGGGCGAGATCCGCGTCAGCCCCGCCGACACCCTGCCGGCGGTGGCCGCCGAGCTGGAGCGCGCGGAGGTGGTGGTGGCCAGCCGCTTCCACACCCTCGTCGCCGCACTCGCCGTCGGCCGCCCCGTGGTGACGCTCGGCTATGCGCCCAAGAGCGCAGAGCTGCAGTCGACGTACGGCCTGCCGCCGCTGCGCCAACCCATCGACCAGATCGACCCGGAGCTGCTCATCGCCCAGGTCGAGCGGGCGAGGGCCGCGGACCGGCCGTCCGAGGAGACCACGACGCGCATGCGGGAGCAGCTGCGCGCCCAGTACCGGGAGCTGTGGAGCGTGCTCCACCACTCCTCCGAACGAGGGAAGTGA
- a CDS encoding class I SAM-dependent methyltransferase codes for MPTCRLCGSELTATFVDLGMSPPCESFVAADQLDQAEAFYPLHVRICSTCLLVQLPAYLSGEAIFSDYAYFSSFSDSWVRHAERYVEHAIARLGLTGDSFVVEVASNDGYLLQHTVARGIRSLGIEPAANVAEAAVERGVPTEVLFLGEETGSKVAEIHGRADLVVANNVFAHVPDIVDFARGLRALVADGGTVTIEIPHLLRLIEGNEFDTIYHEHFSYLSLLTTQRVLAAAGLTVVDVEELESHGGSLRTWSMPTESGVTPSPAVARVLADEAAAGLHTLEGHAGFAAKVSQVRDNLVEFLIEASREGKLVAAYGAPGKGNTLLNYCGVKPDLLAFAVDRNPGKHGRFLPGTHIPIRPVEALAEARPDYVLVLPWNLRREISEQLAYVSEWGGRLVVALPRLDVFEAGEIR; via the coding sequence ATGCCAACCTGTCGCCTCTGCGGGAGCGAGCTCACCGCCACGTTCGTGGACCTGGGGATGTCGCCGCCCTGCGAGAGCTTCGTGGCGGCCGACCAGCTGGACCAGGCCGAAGCCTTCTACCCGCTGCACGTGCGGATCTGCTCCACGTGCCTGCTGGTCCAGCTGCCGGCCTACCTGTCCGGGGAGGCGATCTTCAGCGACTACGCCTACTTCTCCTCCTTCTCCGACTCGTGGGTCCGGCACGCGGAGCGGTACGTCGAGCACGCCATCGCCCGACTCGGTCTCACCGGCGACTCCTTCGTGGTGGAGGTGGCCAGCAACGACGGCTACCTGCTGCAGCACACCGTCGCCCGCGGCATCCGCTCGCTGGGCATCGAGCCGGCGGCCAACGTCGCCGAGGCGGCGGTCGAGCGGGGCGTGCCGACCGAGGTGCTCTTCCTCGGCGAGGAGACCGGCTCGAAGGTCGCCGAGATCCACGGCCGCGCCGACCTGGTGGTCGCCAACAACGTCTTCGCGCACGTGCCGGACATCGTCGACTTCGCCCGCGGCCTGCGCGCCCTCGTCGCCGACGGCGGCACCGTGACGATCGAGATCCCGCACCTGCTGCGGCTGATCGAGGGCAACGAGTTCGACACGATCTATCACGAGCACTTCTCCTACCTCTCGCTGTTGACCACCCAGCGGGTGCTCGCGGCGGCGGGCCTGACGGTCGTCGACGTGGAGGAGTTGGAGTCGCACGGAGGCTCGCTGCGGACCTGGTCGATGCCCACGGAGAGCGGCGTGACGCCGAGCCCGGCCGTCGCCCGTGTCCTCGCCGACGAGGCGGCCGCCGGGCTGCACACGCTGGAGGGTCACGCCGGGTTCGCCGCCAAGGTCTCCCAGGTGCGCGACAACCTGGTGGAGTTCCTCATCGAGGCCTCCCGCGAGGGCAAGCTCGTCGCGGCGTACGGCGCCCCGGGCAAGGGCAACACCCTGCTGAACTACTGCGGGGTCAAGCCCGACCTGCTGGCCTTCGCGGTCGACCGCAACCCGGGCAAGCACGGCCGCTTCCTGCCCGGGACGCACATCCCGATCCGGCCGGTCGAGGCGCTCGCCGAGGCGCGTCCCGACTACGTCCTGGTGCTGCCGTGGAACCTGCGCCGGGAGATCAGTGAGCAGCTCGCCTACGTGAGCGAGTGGGGTGGGCGCCTCGTTGTCGCGCTGCCCCGTCTGGACGTCTTCGAGGCAGGAGAGATTCGATGA